The genomic stretch TTCTCATTTCAGCCCTTGTGTGATTCACACCAAATGCCTCTCATTTGCTGCTCAtcagtacagtaaaatcccgttatagtggactcgcttacaacagaatatcatctataacggatgaggtcccggccgtgcgcctttaagaacttgcagaaaaagcatcggatatagcgtaCTTGCATATAACGGTATTTCGCTTATAaggacaatttggtccccagggccgcctttagctgtagttttgttcggctataatggacatgcagctccgcctacaaggtgtgtagcgtgccggtgatatccagcacagatacatagtcgggattattaatagtcatgcatctggtcaggtaaagttggattactacatgtacaatataataatctataccacaagtgtgtctgctggggtgtggcatgagtaaatggtgtcctgtagttgtggtctgggcatacagcaactctggatatatcggactttggatataacggactgttttgccaagtcccttgaagtccattataacgggattttactgtagtaTATAAGAGTGCCTCAcagtcctgtgctccccagtccagtcGCTGATGCTGCCCTAGTCCGTCCGTCTGTCTTTGTGCACTTCTGCTCCCCATTTATTATCCTATGGTTTCTTGTAGTTAGTTGTTGTcttccctgttttgtttttcctgtttaacTCTATGGACTCTAAGGGGTTCATGTTGAACAGGCCATTTGTTGCCTATTTGGGATGGTTACTTTATAGCTTCAGATGTAAAACTCagagacacatgcctgatacctaaaatcaaagctgACCCCTGTACAATTTATTTCAGTAAGTTGAATACAGGTAACTGAAATCCATAGCCTGTGTATAACTTATGGacaggtggaaaaaaaaaagattaaaaaaggtgaaaaaatacaaaaaaacctatctttgtgttttgtaaattgtaaatatttcaaaaaccaCATTTTGGATTAGGttcaattttaaatatatggttctcaaacttgttttctacatatgtACCCAATTTAACATTATTTGATGAACTGCAACAGGTTTTAttgaggaaagagcaaatgatGCAACTAGGCACCAAACcgatccaaaacctatccaaaacggccacagtgtaactagtaCTGATTGTTAGGATAgaatttttttctaaatgcattttatggTTTTTTTAAGCATGACAAGcggtttttggttgatttgatacatttgtttcttttattgaatgTTATTTTTCTCTGTTTCTTAGTTAGACCTTGGATGCATGCATCCGACTCACTAGAGGGCAAAATTGGAAGAGTGAAAACCCCTTTGTTGCCTAGGAGCATATCATAGTTTGCAATACTTGTTTCATCTTCTTGAAGGCTAATACCCTAAAATTTGCTCACTGTTGCTCCAGTATCATTAATAAAGCAGGACTTTTCACCAGTCTAAGactaaataatgtttttaaataatgttgGAAAAAACATTGTGATTTGTAAGTGAGTTACATGCCATCCTTTAAAAAACATCAGTCAAATTTTTGAATGCAGTCTTTTAATACATTGTAATGCTTAAAATTTTGCAAAGCTGCAAAGACAGTATAGGTAACTCGGCAACATATTTTAGAAAATCCTCGGAGGTATACATAAGAATTGGCTATTGGAAAAACATAATTGCACATGCAAGCTATTAGTCTTATCAGTCTCAGCCGGATATGATATTTTTGCACTTTTCGCCCCTTACAAAATGGACAGGTTGGTCATTCTTACATTCAATCATAATACATTTGTCTGCTTTTTGTCCTGTGTAATTACAAGTTGGGTACGTTGTCGGTTCTATTAGTGTACAATTGATCAATTGAAAACGCTTCTTGCTTTTTCTCTGATTGTGATCTTTATAACCTGCATTTCCACATACATCTGTGATCTGTGATTCATTGACATTAACAATgaaagtatttgtttttttacattttttctcttTCAAATTGATGCTCCTTTCTTTAATTGTACTGGTACAATTATCGACTGTCATATTTTCTGCATAATGCTGCCTGATAAACTTCTCATATTGCGTCTCGTTGGGTTGCACGTCGATCTCAGACATCACTAGCATGGCTGCCCACCCAACAGCGAGGAACAGGAACAGAACAGGGCACACAGATGCCATATTTCCTTTCTgaagaagaaaacaaaaacaatcaatcaatcatttATTCATATAGCGCTTTACAACACTAAAAGTGACCAAGGCACTTCACAATTAAAACTATAATATAAAAATAGGagataaaatttaaaatagaaTAAGGTATCACAAATACACTACAACAAATGTGAGAAACACAATACATAAAACACAATAGCATGTCGAAAAGACACAGCATGGGGTACATGAAACAGTAAAATGTCAGCCCCAACTAAATATTAAAAGCTTTCCGAAATAAATAAGTCTTGAGTTTCGATTTAAAGTGGTTGTAGTCAGAAATGGTACGAATCTCTGGGGGTAGTTTGTTCCAGAGACTGGGTGCAGCTACAGAGTTTGTATTTAGACCTTGGAACTTCTAAAAGAAGTTGGTCAGCTGATCGTAGGGTTCTGCTGTGTCTCCTGATGGTTAATAATTCAGATACTGTAGATACGGTGGAGCAATGCCATTTAGAGATTTAAAAAGAAGCATTAAAAGCTTAAAATCAATTCTAGAACGTACAGGGAACCAGTGAAGTGACATCAACATTGGCGTAATGTGTGCGCGCTTAGGAATATTACTTAAAAAACGTGCAGCAGCATTCTGTACAAGTTGGAGACGATTTAAAAGAGATTGacatatcattattattattactttttagggtatgttatagatttaggaattgaaatatacatatatatgggTACGATCACGtatgtgtatgctacatatacactcacctaaaggattattaggaacaccatactaatacggtgtttgacccactttcgccttcagaactgccttaattctatgtggcattgattcaacaaggtgctgaaagcattctttagaaatgttggcatTTCTAAATGCATCTtgggatagcatcttgcagttgatggaaatTTGTGGGATGcgcatccagggcatgaagctcccgttccaccacatcccaaagatgctctattgggttgagaactggtgactgtgggggccattgtagtacagtgaactcattgtcatgttcaagaaaccaatttgaaatgattcgagctttgtgacatggtgcattatcctgctggaagtagccatcaggaggatgggtacatggtggtcataaagggatggacatggtcagaaacaatgctcaggtaggccgtggcatttaaacgatgcccaattggcactaaggggcctaaagtgtggcaagaaaacatcccccacaccattacaccaccaccaccagcctgcatagtggtaacaaggcatgatggatccatgttctcattctgtttacgccaaattctgactctaccatttgaatgtctcaacagaaatcgagactcatcagaccaggcaacatttttccagtcttcaactgtccaattttggtgagcttgtgcaaattgtagcctctttttcctatttgtagtggagatgagtggtacccggtggggtcttctgctgttgtagcccatccgcctcaagattgtgtgtgttgtggcttcacaattgctttgctgcatacctcggttgtaccgagtggttatttcagtcaaagttgctcttctatcagcttgaatcagtcggcccattcttctctgacctctagcatcaacaaggcatttttgcccacaggactgccacatactggatgtttttccctttgcacaccattctttgtaaaccctagaaatggttgtgcgtgaaaatcccagtaactgagcagattgtgaaatactcagaccggcccgtctggcaccaacaaccatgccacgctcaaaattgcttaaatcacctttctttcccattctgacattcagtttggagttcaggagattgtcttgaccaggaccacacccctaaatgcattgaagcaactgccatgtgattggttgattagataattgcattaatgagaaattgaacaggtgttcctaataatcctttaggtgagtctatataataccgatttgtcacattattaattattattattatcactgatgttgttataatttttgttgtttgatgagtgttatgtttcttatggttgtttgtattctgtattcccctatacttattttttttccatcccaccaacagtacattattagtgttattatttctgtatagctttttttttttccccccctcacccaatgttgattgatgtctgttattgttacgcttgttgtttctgtatccccccctgtttttctttttttttttcctttttccacggtacCGGTGAGTTTGGAGCGGCCACACtgtttgctcttgaatttaatgtaaaataaagttgtcctccaaagagggggggtggtggtgggcaataaaaaaaaaaaaagagattgaGATATGCCAAAATAAAGGGCATTGCAATAATCAAGGCTGGAGCTGATAAAAGCATGAACAGCTTTCTACAGAtcaaagcaatttaaaaaaggTTTAACCTTAGACAAGAGGCGGAGTTTGAAAAAGCTTGTCTTAACTACTGTATTTATCTGATTGTCAAATTTTAGATTGCTGTCAAACATTACCCCAAGATTCCTCACAGCTTGGTTAGATACTTGATGTGAAAAACTGGAGTTGTCTATATCTCCAAACCCAAAAAATTCGGTTTTTCCTTCATTGAGATGGAGGAAATTCTGTGAGAACCACAGTTTAACCTCTGTGAAGCAATCAAGCAATTGAATTGAGTGATTTAAGTCAATCTGGTTTCATGGGTAGATAGATCTGGatgtcatcagcataacaatgaaaagtgAGATTATGTTTACGTATTACAGAGCCAAGTGGAAGCATGTATAGCGAAAATAATAAAGGGCCAAAAACAGAACCCTGAGGGACCCCACAAGAAAGGGGAGCTTTAGAGGAGGACGTGTCACCAATCATAACAGAAAAAGTTCTGTTAGTCAAATACGAAGTAAACCAGTCCAGTACAGCACCCCGGATGCCGACATAATTGTTCAGGCGGCGTAGAAGTACTAAGTGATCTACAGTGTCAAATGCTGCTGTAAGATCAAACAACGCAAGAACGACAGGACATTTGGCATCTATAGACCGTGTTATATCATTGTGGACCCTTAAGAGTGCAGACTCTGTGCTATGCCTAGATCTGAAACCAGATTGAAACTTCTCAGAAAtcgaatttaaatttaaaacgACTGCAACTGAATAAAAACAACCTTTTCTAAAACTTTTGATAAAAAAGGTAGATGGGAAACAGGTCTAAAATTTGATAAAATGGATGGGTCAAGATTAGGTTTCTTTAAGAGGGGCCTGATCACAGCATGTTTAAAAGCTGCTGGAAAAACTCCTGTGGTAAGACAGGTATTTATAAAAGACAGAAGATAAGGCCGACAGACATAGTGTTTAATCAATTTGAGGTAAAGTGGAACTCAAACCCAGGGCCCTAAAGATACAcaacccactgagtcactgcACTTCCCAAGCACTACACACATGTACActacaacaaacaataaaaatacaataaattttttaaattgccctgtgtcacgcccggctcgtccgatcctcctgtgtacAACGTGCCCTCGTTAACTTTGTGTGTAATCCctatgtttaccagctgttcttTGTTTCctgtcattagtcctgtgtatttcagtccgcgttcgagtatgtttccccagtccagtcattgacgttACGTGTTTCGATGTTATGCATTAGGATTGATTCCTAATAAATCCCTCATTTCTGATCTCTCGTCTCCCTGTTCCTGCTTCCGCGATCTCAGTCATGACACCCTGGGTATGTGGCTATTCCTTTACTTGACCTGATAATAAATTCACCTTTCAACTTCTTTTCATAAACTGATATTTTGCAATGAATTGTTTCTCTGTCTTAGGCTGGTCATGCTTGTGTCCTGTTCTTTCCTAGTCCAATTTCTATTTTTGTTCCTTGATGTCTTAGAGCAGTCTTCCCAGTTTGTATTTTCTATGTTACGTGCTTGTTAATTGTTCCATCTGTTGCTCCTTGTCCTGTGCcctctgtgattggttgattgtctGATGTTCCACACCTTGTCCTTCTCGTTAGCTGGTTAACtgttgtatttaagtgcctgctcCTGGGgagtattccacaaagcaggatcaagggaaagtctgacttatttcaaCAAGTCAGAGGGCCTTGAATGGCCTGAACAGAGCCCtaatctcaacccaatagaacacctttgggataaATTAGAGgagagactgcgagccaggccttctcgtccaacatcagtgcctgacctcacaaatgctctcctggaagaatggtcaaaaattcccataaacactcctaaaccttgtggacagccttcccagaagagttgaagctgttatagctgcaaagggtggtgcaactccatattaaagtctatgtattaagaatgggatgtcattacagttcatgtgtgtgtaatggcaggtgtcccaatacttttggcaatatactgtatcttattctatttttacataaatattttgcaattaaTTTCATTAGGCATTAAAAGGTCATATACTCCTGCAAgtactcaaagcgacaggtattttaggaactgtagtgacctggattgataactggttaacggataggaagcagcgagtagttataagaggctcgatgtcacagtgggcctgcgttcatagtggggtaccgcagtgttcaattttaggaccacttttgttcctaatttacataaatgatatagacaccaatatatacagtaaactggtgaaatttgcagatgacaccaaggtgggtggtgtagcagatactgaactagcggctcagcagctacagcgggatcttaatttaattagtgactgggctgacacctggcagatgaaatataacatagacaaatgtaaggtactccatgtagggagcagaaatataaagtacaggtattttatgggacctactgaaataaaggtagctgattatgagaaagaccttggtgtgtatgttgatgcttccatgtctcattctcgccagtgcggggaagcaataaaaaagaccaataggatgttggggtatatctccaggtgtgtggagtttaagtcaagggaggtaatgctaagattatacaattccttggtgagacctcacctagaatattgtgtacaggtttggtcaccatatcttaaaaaggacatagcggccttagaaaaggtgcagcgtagggccacaagaatgattcctggtcttagaggaatgtcatacgaggaaaggttatttgagctaaatctgttcagcctcaagcaaaggagactgaggggggacatgatccaggtctataagattctaacaggtttggatgctgttcaaccgaatagttacttcagcattagttcaaatacaagaactcgtggccataggtgaaaattaacgggagaacatttcaaactggatttaaggaagcacttctttacacagcgtgtagtcagagtatggaatagtcttcctgataacgtagtgcaagctgaatccttgggttcctttaaatcagagctagataagattttaacaactctgagctattagttaagttctccccaagcgagctcgatgggccgaatggcctcctctcgtttgtatagtccTTATGTTCTTAAGTAACTGAAATAGCACATAGAAATTTCTTGCTCCTAGAACAGGTACTGTTGTTGTTGCTTTCCTGGACTAATGGCAGGAACACAAGAAGCAGAAAAACTTTTCAAAATGAGAGCAAGTGCCAGAGGCTGTACTGTATTCCCTCACCTGGTTCGCAATGAAGATGACCAGTAGCTGGAGATGTCTCAGTGTTGTTAGTGAACACAGGTGAAGATCCCTCCTGTATGAGTGGTGATTTATATAGTTTAATCAGTACATGTCCAATGTGCAAGTTCTCTCACACAGAGACCACATGCATATTTCACTTGAACATGATAGTACTTTAATGTAAAAGTACTTATACAGTTAAGATATATACAATCACATTTACAGGAAAACCAAGGTGAACATTCATGTTCAAAATGATGGAATTCCATAATACTTAAAAtgaatacataaatattttacTAATTAGTTAAACCTATTCTCAACCCTGCACCCTAACGTTGGGCCCACTGCTTGTTTAAAATACTCTGGATCCACTTGTCATTCAATCACAAATTAGGACTTGTTTTTGTCAGGACAGTCACAAGATGTTAACCAAACACAAGTGTTGTTTAAGCCACTAAATAACCCTTGAACTGAACAGTACCTTTTCTGCCAAAACTGATTTTTGGATTCTTCACACCAATAACTCCATTCTGCTTATAGATTTTAAACTTCCGAGAGAGCAGTTTTATCAAGActtggtgcaagtttggtgcaaaTTGGTCATGgagttcattttcattttccactgcagGGCCAGCTGACCAGTATGGAAAACAgcaaataaagtataaataaatttCTTTACAGGTGCTTAAATGTAGTCTTTTCTTCTGCATTTCATTTCTGAGTTTATATCcaagttgtacaaagttttttCAGACCGCCAACTGCCCCCTGCTGAGTCTTTTGTCGTGGCCAGTGACCATGACGATAGTGACCATTTACCATATTAGCTCATGTGCTGCTTCCCTTCATAGAAAGTGCATGTCATGCTAGGCATGTGATATCCAGTTATTAAGTCCGACTTAACGTATGAAGTAAAACTGTTTCCAGGGCCAAATGGTCCAAACGCAACACAGAGTTGAAGCCAGTTACATTATTCACTGTAACTTCTTTCTTTTGTAAGGCATTCAAAAAGGAGAAAAGGGGACTAACtttctttaaattaaaaagGGGGGAAGGGCAAAAAAATGTGAAAGGGGATTAAATTCTTGTAATTCAAATAAAGTGATGAGTATAGCAGTTCTGCCTGGAGGATTTAACGATATACAGTTGTACCACAGAACtggaatttaatccgttcagaactccggatcgaatcctaaaaagttcaaattttccccatgtgaaataatggaaaaccaaataattggttcccagcccaaaaaaaatacacctaaatatgtttttttagcatttaaacacaaaatgaaccgaataaaacaagaagagcatatactgtactaaacacatctaagcacatttatcaaaacagtaatttgtaaagtaagaaaataaatgtatccaaacaatgtgtaaagttaaaaaacaactatgtgtcctgccccgatcgtccactccttccatgtgccatgCCCCCGTGGAATCCCGTGTGATCAGctttttctggttgttgtcattagtcctctgtatttcgtccgcgtttcagtttgatttcccagtccggtcattgtattgtccgtctgcgttttgcctgccttacctgtaattaaaccccgtattcccagataccctgacgtctgcgcctttgtctccgttccgtccctgctCGGCACGATaatatcattataattaaatgtattcatggtttattattaatattatattaattaatacaaaatatttctttttaaatgtattttattaaataataataattactgttactgtctatcattgtctaaatgtatttttactgtctaaatatatgtattcagctagtgtaaacatgcacgatgctatcacagcatgCACAATGCTTcactgagactgaagcgttaccctttgtttccgagagacgtgctgcgtgactcatttccccgcgtgtacaagttatcttagctCAGTgctcacggtttgacttctgagattcagatcgagttctagctttttttttctaactggttggttcgactattaagaaattcgagttctaatgagttcgagaactgaggtaccactgtatcagGTGTCAGTACACGTTTGGTATATCATTTTAAGTTCGGTACACACAACGAATGAAAACTATTAGGGGCAGAACCATGAGTGCACGTTGTGGCTAATCTTGGTTACAGTGCGTTATAGTTGGTTGTTTGGGAACATTATGGTTTCTAATAAATTACACTAGCAATGTAGAGAGTGTAGTTCGTAAAACCAAGAATGTCCAATGCTGTTATACCAAATTTGTATATATTGCCTGACAGGAGCCAGGCAGAAACAGCTTATCCAACTTCTTAGTCTCTCAGGGGCATTATGCATGGCTGTAGTAATTACCTAGGGATATTTAGGACTTACCCATTTGGGGAAGAATTTGGAAACTAAAGGGAAAAAACAGGGGCCAAAGTAGGATTtgttgcttagccagataatttGTTGTACCTTAAATATGACAATTCAAAAGTTATTGACCAGCCACATCTTAGTTAGCCAACAGTGTGCCAGATAGATTATTGCAGACATACTCGCAACAgacaggaaaaaatatatacgtGAGTTTatgatttacaaatgttttttgaCCATTAAACATTATTTACTTTACATGTGAAATTTTTTTAGCAGGTTTACAGTTAGCGGAACTAGATTTAGTGGAAGCTATTTGcagggctgtcaactttggtcagccggttggcgtgagattttcgatttcaagtccgcacacgcatttacacctttgttacagttttattcccttgtaaatggtctgtagggtttgcaaactaccccaacgcttttgctgcagctaattttaggtttataatgtaataatataaatttgccgtaagatttcttgcacgagcgtgagagtccgaaagcgtgagtgtcacgccagatgcgttacAGTTGGCAGCCCTGTATTTGATCTGCTAATGGTTTTCAAAGTTAGCGGAAATGGTAATCTATTAACGCAAAAGTTAGCTTGACTAATTAGTGGTTAGCAGATTAGCGGAACCCTGCCCACCACTGCAAATAAGCATGTCTTGTTATTCATACATGTCGACGGACTCATTGCCTGACGGACTAATTTTTCCCAATTGTCTTAATCTCAAAACAAATTACGTTTTCCCTGATCTGTTGAGATTGTAGGCTATCAAACCTTGAACCCAACAACGATCGAGTTTGTGCTAACTGAATATTGTGTACCGTTACATCCTAATACTAAACATGAAAAATTGTACAAATGGCTGTTTAGTTTACGCAGCCACTTCCTCTTCTCTTTATTTTCACATGGGAAGCAGTAAAAGTTTAGTATTTTATTTCAGATGGATTAAAACACTGAGACACAGAACACTGCAGCCTGTAGACTTTAATTTGGTTTCGCCCAGGAAATAGTATTGTTACATGATTCAAACATCCTAACTTAACAAGCAGATACAGTACGATTGGATGCATCATATAAGATATTGAGTGGCTGAGAGATCGATCAAAAGGGATCGTGGGTTGTCAGATCTTTTTCCTGTGGTTGGCTAGAAAGCCTTGCCTATCAGCTAAAACTGAAATTCCCTGaaccatgtactgtatatgaagCAGCTTACATGCTGAAATCCATGGGGGAACAATGAATGACGGGATGGATGGCCAATAGAAAGGGGCAGCTTTTGCTATGTTTAGccatttcagcttttttttcttttcttaccTAACTACAGTATGACGGATATCGATTATTGCACTTTGAGTGGTGAGTGCTTTGTCaatcatttatgtaaaaataaaaaaaacagggagTGCACATTTCAGGATGGCCATCTGTCGAAACACTGGCAAAGTGAATTTTTTAACATCATAAATAGTTTTTCTCCGATGTCGTTTTCtctatacagtgtgtgtgtgtgtatgtatatatatatataaaacttgTCAGCTGTACTATCGAGTTACATGCAAATGAGttcttaataataattaataaaaatacactTATTAAAAAACATTTGTGGAAGTAGTTTATTCATGTGAACTTGCTGCAGCAATAAGGGTTAACGTGAAACTAACGGGGTGCGATTGCATCATCGGCGTAAGAGCTGAGCGATACGTAGTAGGGGGAAGGAATTCGGACAGCGGAAGAAATTCGGCATGATGGCGCATTTGCTTTGATAAGTTAAGCTGTGCTGGCAAGCGGAGTAAGTAAAAATAATGCTTTGCAGTCGTGGCTCCAAACGGGACATATTAAAAAGTGCGGCGAATATGTCGAGCAGCACAGGAGAAACTGAAGTCGACGACAGGGAACCCAGCACAAGTGCTAGTGGCCACTTGCTGTGAGTGTTTAAATGCAGTACAGTTGTTAATGTTGTCTGTTGATTGTGACTGATGGTTACAGTAAATACTAAATATTTCTCATAATAGGAATAAAATTGATGCATGTGTAAAC from Paramormyrops kingsleyae isolate MSU_618 chromosome 10, PKINGS_0.4, whole genome shotgun sequence encodes the following:
- the LOC140593246 gene encoding ribonuclease-like; translated protein: MKEKPNFLVIIIMICQSLLNRLQLKGNMASVCPVLFLFLAVGWAAMLVMSEIDVQPNETQYEKFIRQHYAENMTVDNCTSTIKERSINLKEKKCKKTNTFIVNVNESQITDVCGNAGYKDHNQRKSKKRFQLINCTLIEPTTYPTCNYTGQKADKCIMIECKNDQPVHFVRGEKCKNIISG